Proteins from one Pagrus major chromosome 1, Pma_NU_1.0 genomic window:
- the LOC141004357 gene encoding myelin-associated glycoprotein-like, whose translation MVKICPDAFVIRGEDDWGVTYSTTQICAIGGSTVDIHCTYRYPPTYICGNNNCTLRITNLRESDSAEYKFRFITNQPGGTYTGSRGVTLRVTDLRVQVVEVKQGFRRTVLKCQGSCLPDISSYIWYKNGQKIQEGTSSYSGNIHPTDSYSCALKGREDFPSPPVCVKGQTCNRVIYTDRSICASKGSSVDISCTYSSYETITSKFWFSPERSQWQSPSQPEDLSEDSQFAGRVQVLETERRRSTLRITDLTESDSAQYHFKFTAGRFEWRSYLPATTLTVTALQVQVIRTTVHQSDTEAELKCHSSCSPAGRLSYVWFKNGQKVMKEESSVYKDRFYPGDDISCALKGHETYGSPLVYALKPPSVSASPSAEIVEGSSVTLTCSSDANPPANYTWYKKNGDPDLQPLSKETQLVFSSIQSSDSGEYYCTAENELGRRTSEYISVNVTYAPKTSSVSVSPPGEIVEGSSVTLTCSSDANPAAKYTWYKENQEVFQGQEGSYHFSSISSEDRGNYSCKSENQHGRLGSESVFIDVQCKYET comes from the exons TGATACGAGGTGAGGATGACTGGGGAGTGACTTACAGCACTACTCAGATCTGTGCCATAGGAGGATCGACAGTGGACATACACTGCACCTACAGATACCCACCAACT TATATCTGTGGTAACAACAACTGCACTCTGAGAATCACaaacctgagagagagcgaCTCAGCTGAGTACAAGTTCAGATTTATAACAAACCAACCAGGTGGGACATATACTGGTTCACGTGGAGTCACTTTGAGGGTCACAG ATCTACGGGTGCAGGTGGTGGAAGTCAAGCAGGGTTTTCGCAGGACTGTGCTGAAGTGTCAGGGTAGTTGTCTGCCTGACATTTCTTCCTACATCTGGTACAAGAATGGACAGAAAATTCAGGAAGGAACATCTTCATATTCAGGCAACATTCATCCCACAGACAGCTACTCCTGTGCCCTTAAAGGACGCGAGGattttccttctcctccagtGT GTGTCAAAGGTCAAACCTGCAACAGAGTGATTTACACTGACAGAAGCATCTGTGCCTCCAAAGGCTCATCAGTGGACATTTCTTGCACTTACAGCAGTTATGAAACTATCACATCTAAATTCTGGTTCAGTCCTGAACGTTCTCAGTGGCAGAGTCCTTCACAGCCTGAGGACCTTAGTGAAGACTCCCAGTTTGCAGGTCGTGTTCAGGTCcttgaaacagagagaagacgCTCCACTCTGAGAATCACTGACCTGACAGAGAGTGATTCAGCtcagtatcactttaaattcacaGCAGGAAGGTTTGAATGGAGGAGTTATTTACCTGCTACAACTCTGACTGTCACAG ctctgcaggtgcaggtgatCAGAACAACAGTCCACCAGTCTGATactgaggcagagctgaagtgtcacagcagctgcagtccagCTGGTCGTCTTTCCTACGTCTGGTTCAAGAACGGACAGAAAGTCATGAAGGAGGAAAGTTCTGTGTATAAAGACAGATTTTATCCTGGAGACGACATCTCCTGTGCTTTGAAGGGACACGAGACGTATGGCTCCCCCTTAGTGT ATGCTCTGAAGCCTCCTTCTGTGTCAGcgagtccctctgctgagatagtggagggcagttcagtgactctgacctgtagcagtgatgctaacccacCAGCTAACTACACCTGGTACAAGAAGAATGGAGATCCAGACCTTCAACCTctcagtaaagaaacacagcttgtcttcagctccatccagtCCTCTGACTCTGGAGAGTATTACTGTACAGCTGAGAACGAGCTGGGGAGGAGGACGTCTGAATACATCTCTGTTAATGTGACAT atgctccaaagacctcctctgtgtcagtgagccCCCCTGgtgagatagtggagggcagttcagtgactctgacctgtagcagtgatgctaacccagcagctaaatacacctggtacaaggagaACCAGGAAGTTTTTCAAGGACAAGAAGGAAGTTATCatttctcctccatcagctctgaggacagagggaacTACTCCTGCAAGTCTGAGAATCAACACGGCCGTTTAGGCTCTGAGTCTGTATTTATTGATGTCCAGTGTAAGTATGAAACATGA